A part of Prosthecobacter sp. SYSU 5D2 genomic DNA contains:
- a CDS encoding N-acetylmuramoyl-L-alanine amidase produces MKTIIVDCGHGMGNRRSGVYDPGACAAGVTEAGIVMDWGNELRGLLLAAGQRVIRTRVDAKDPAPVGRRAAIARQYGGDIMISLHCNAANGVANGTETFYRGIAQAPVARMLNDAVVTALGTRDRGIKTEASSQHTRLAIMEFQPCFLIELGFIDHAGDRERMLNPELRRKACEALADVLLS; encoded by the coding sequence ATGAAAACGATCATTGTTGACTGTGGCCATGGGATGGGGAACCGGCGATCCGGGGTGTATGATCCGGGGGCCTGTGCAGCGGGCGTGACTGAGGCGGGGATTGTGATGGACTGGGGCAATGAGCTGCGCGGGCTGCTGCTGGCGGCTGGTCAGCGTGTCATCCGCACGCGGGTGGATGCGAAAGACCCGGCTCCAGTGGGGCGGAGGGCAGCCATCGCCCGCCAATACGGCGGAGACATCATGATCAGTCTGCATTGCAATGCTGCCAACGGAGTGGCGAACGGGACGGAAACGTTTTACCGGGGCATAGCACAAGCCCCGGTGGCCAGGATGCTGAACGATGCCGTTGTGACCGCCCTGGGCACCCGGGACCGTGGAATAAAGACGGAGGCTTCTAGCCAGCATACGCGGCTGGCCATCATGGAGTTTCAACCCTGCTTCCTGATCGAACTGGGTTTCATTGATCACGCAGGGGATCGGGAGCGGATGCTAAATCCAGAGCTGCGACGGAAGGCGTGTGAAGCTTTGGCTGACGTGCTGCTTTCCTGA
- a CDS encoding glycosyltransferase has protein sequence MRRGTLQSESPAPPTKVSGEAQIIGLIKNRLSGITLSRHAYADVLRRIYPDLMDSTVEESARRDCKLNVWAARPLSHGSLDAFTPMPGFNVWCLVLESTVLPDRSLEAAANADQVWVPTSFCRDVCVANGMPPEKVHVVPYYLPAPARPCRPPSPHDPFTVLLSWDGKSNMSRKNVLKSIQAFKLAWPKDLDVRMKLKTRDLSQENTAAVKEAIACDGRIILDDSFAPEVDDIFDGVHCLMHCHRAEGYGRHVMEAMLRRVPVIATAYSGPMDWLTNENSLRVGYHLVETSVQEYRYPQGGQWAEPDIGDMVAQLRACQAESMEAMTEQAQHDAQRACSMEQSMHAMLTALKKGGHI, from the coding sequence ATGCGACGCGGAACCCTCCAGTCCGAATCTCCTGCCCCTCCGACAAAGGTCAGTGGGGAAGCCCAAATCATTGGACTCATCAAGAACCGGCTGAGCGGCATCACTCTATCCCGCCATGCCTACGCCGATGTCCTCAGGCGCATTTATCCAGATCTCATGGACTCCACGGTTGAGGAGTCTGCACGCCGTGACTGCAAGCTGAATGTCTGGGCAGCACGGCCTCTATCACATGGGAGTCTGGACGCCTTCACGCCGATGCCGGGCTTCAATGTGTGGTGCCTGGTTTTGGAGTCCACCGTGTTGCCTGATCGCTCGCTGGAGGCTGCCGCAAATGCAGATCAGGTTTGGGTGCCGACATCCTTCTGCCGCGACGTGTGCGTGGCCAATGGGATGCCCCCTGAAAAGGTGCATGTGGTGCCTTATTACCTGCCCGCGCCTGCCCGGCCATGCCGTCCGCCATCGCCTCACGATCCGTTTACGGTGCTGCTGTCATGGGATGGCAAAAGCAACATGAGCCGGAAGAATGTCCTGAAAAGCATCCAGGCTTTCAAGCTGGCATGGCCGAAGGATCTGGATGTCAGGATGAAGCTTAAAACACGCGACCTCAGCCAGGAGAATACAGCGGCGGTGAAGGAAGCCATTGCGTGTGACGGCCGCATCATCCTGGATGACTCCTTTGCTCCTGAGGTGGATGACATCTTTGATGGAGTGCATTGCCTGATGCACTGCCACCGGGCGGAAGGCTACGGCCGCCATGTCATGGAGGCGATGCTACGCCGGGTGCCTGTCATAGCGACAGCCTACAGCGGCCCCATGGACTGGCTGACGAATGAGAACTCGTTGCGGGTGGGATATCATCTCGTTGAGACGTCAGTGCAAGAATACCGCTATCCCCAGGGCGGACAGTGGGCAGAGCCAGACATCGGCGACATGGTTGCCCAGCTCCGCGCCTGCCAGGCTGAGAGCATGGAAGCCATGACTGAACAGGCTCAGCATGATGCACAGCGCGCATGCAGCATGGAGCAATCCATGCACGCCATGCTCACCGCTTTGAAGAAAGGAGGGCACATCTGA
- a CDS encoding class I SAM-dependent methyltransferase, with amino-acid sequence MHGFKKVLEDWLLKVKPKRILEWGPGLSTEIMLDHAPGAQVLSIEHHEGYYAKANQSLGERVRLVHLRADIANSSYATFALDEGPFDLVFVDGRRRVECVMAALHVLSPGGVILLHDFCRLNYQRLLLPLCELVEIRDNTAVFKTRLCP; translated from the coding sequence ATGCACGGCTTCAAAAAGGTGCTGGAAGACTGGCTGCTAAAAGTGAAGCCCAAGCGGATCCTGGAATGGGGCCCTGGACTCTCCACAGAGATCATGCTCGATCATGCGCCCGGCGCTCAGGTGCTCTCCATTGAGCACCACGAAGGCTATTACGCCAAAGCGAATCAGAGCCTTGGAGAGCGCGTGAGGCTCGTTCATCTGCGGGCGGACATTGCAAATTCCAGCTATGCCACCTTCGCGCTGGATGAAGGCCCTTTTGATCTCGTCTTTGTGGATGGCCGTCGCCGCGTGGAATGTGTGATGGCCGCCCTGCACGTTCTCTCTCCTGGAGGAGTCATCCTCCTGCATGACTTCTGCCGGCTGAACTATCAGCGGCTTCTGCTTCCGCTTTGTGAGCTGGTCGAAATTCGGGACAACACAGCCGTCTTCAAAACCCGCCTTTGCCCTTGA
- a CDS encoding phage capsid protein, whose translation MSFDPNFKIPAHTRIQFQDTFMAAIQQNEAKFANTTNVESQWTAKQYVKRMRDTIQWRINNARFGKTNAREFEAGFRSGFWQLLEAEAIKFDRADQKLLDTIPVPTGSVIQDMMSGLNRMRDDMFLAAAVAPSLGGADPYVTPSPFPTENIIPVNYVKPGVGLGANSGLTVWKLMKAKTHFEQQEIDLDREELILGISPDEKTQLLLDAEAASNSAWAKIVLKWFEVYEGGNREAKLMGFKVITSNRLNEDETTGVRTCVAYTKKAFCSAPMSGVETKIDILPTDRHTIQVAAYADWGCFRVFDEMVLQIPCDPTP comes from the coding sequence ATGTCATTCGACCCTAATTTCAAGATCCCGGCTCATACCCGGATTCAGTTTCAAGATACGTTCATGGCTGCCATTCAGCAGAATGAAGCCAAGTTCGCCAACACCACTAACGTGGAGTCTCAATGGACCGCCAAACAGTATGTGAAGCGCATGCGCGACACGATCCAATGGCGCATCAACAATGCCCGTTTCGGCAAAACCAACGCCCGTGAATTCGAGGCGGGTTTCCGCTCTGGTTTCTGGCAGCTGCTGGAGGCTGAGGCCATCAAGTTCGACCGCGCCGATCAGAAGCTGCTGGATACCATCCCGGTGCCGACCGGTTCCGTCATCCAGGACATGATGAGCGGCCTTAACCGGATGCGCGACGACATGTTCCTGGCTGCTGCCGTGGCTCCATCCCTGGGCGGCGCAGACCCCTACGTCACGCCTTCGCCGTTCCCGACTGAGAACATCATTCCGGTGAACTACGTGAAGCCTGGCGTCGGCCTCGGTGCCAATTCCGGTCTCACCGTTTGGAAGCTCATGAAGGCTAAGACACACTTCGAGCAACAGGAGATTGACCTGGACCGCGAAGAGCTGATCCTTGGCATCTCGCCAGACGAAAAGACTCAGCTCCTTCTGGATGCAGAGGCTGCTTCAAACAGCGCGTGGGCCAAGATCGTCCTTAAGTGGTTTGAAGTGTATGAAGGTGGAAACCGTGAGGCCAAGCTCATGGGCTTCAAGGTCATCACCAGCAACCGCCTGAATGAGGATGAAACCACGGGTGTCCGCACCTGTGTGGCCTACACGAAAAAGGCATTCTGTTCTGCGCCGATGTCTGGCGTCGAAACCAAGATCGACATCCTGCCCACCGACAGGCACACCATCCAGGTGGCGGCATACGCTGACTGGGGTTGCTTCCGGGTGTTTGACGAGATGGTTCTGCAAATCCCCTGCGATCCGACTCCATAA